The following coding sequences are from one Eucalyptus grandis isolate ANBG69807.140 chromosome 11, ASM1654582v1, whole genome shotgun sequence window:
- the LOC104425489 gene encoding protein PHOTOPERIOD-INDEPENDENT EARLY FLOWERING 1 isoform X4: MEVCKTESSSKILENDKDHAHYDFIEEQEDGDYVLAGGEDKDDEATLLEEEELAKADSYDPMDEIALLQRESEIPVEELIARYKKDIENDAVSEDESEYASALSEDLEDAAGPKYEVPYRESMSESDGELHANLSDSSPGKEAEAGELNESEGRENDSRIADAAAAARSAQPTGNTFSTTKVRTKFPFLIKHPLREYQHIGLDWLVTMYEKRLNGILADEMGLGKTIMTIALLAHLACEKGIWGPHLIVVPTSVMLNWETEFLKWSPAFKILTYFGSAKERKFKRQGWLKPNSFHVCITTYRLVIQDSKVFKRKKWKYLILDEAHLIKNWKSQRWQTLLNFHSKRRILLTGTPLQNDLMELWSLMHFLMPHIFQSHQEFKDWFCNPISGMVDGQEKVNKEVVDRLHNVLRPFILRRLKRDVEKQLPMKHEHVINCRLSRRQRNLYEDFIASSETQATLASSNFFGMISVIMQLRKVCNHPDLFEGRPIISSFDMSGIVTHLSSSVCSILSTGPFSGVDLEGLGFLFTHLDFHMTSWESDEVRSIETPSDLIINRVDLNNQNEDWYCPRRDRKRSHQTNIFEEIQKALWEERLREAKERVASISWWNSLRCRRRPMYSTSLRDIVTIKHPVYDIHCQKADRSSYLYPSKLADIVLSPVERFERMTDLVESFMFAIPAARAPEPVCRCSKNDTPVFLHPSYGEKCSQILLPLLSPIRPAIVRRQVYFPDRRLIQFDCGKLQELAMLLRKLKSEGHRALIFTQMTKMLDVLEAFINLYGYTYMRLDGSTQPEERQTLMQRFNTNPKIFLFILSTRSGGVGINLVGADTVIFYDSDWNPAMDQQAQDRCHRIGQTREVHIYRLISESTIEENILRKANQKRALDDLVIQSGGYNTEFFKKLDPMELFSGHRTLPLKQKEKNVSNGSEVSLSNADVEAALKHAEDEADYMALKKVEQEEAVDNQEFTEEAVGKMEDDEFVNEDDLKDDEPTDQGGQISTLNKEEALISGSDFNEDGALTLVGKEDDLDMLADVKQMAAAAAAAGQAVSSFENQLRPIDRYAMRFLELWDPIIDKRAVESQVRFEETEWELDRLEKYKEELEADMDDDEEPLVYEKWDADFATEAYRQQVEALAQHQLEEELELEAKLKEDLDNENYEDKVERPRASKPKSKKKAKKAKFKSLKKGSLTSDGKQFKGESPEESIYSDDDIVCLDISDGELPHSAMQKKRKKDELFEDPDEETSSKKSKKHDPPGNSVDLDCKPSGKKQEESVDSKTLDYMDVDREQKTVGRSRMGGKISITSLPIKRVFTIRPEKLKKGNIWSRDCVPSPDMWLPQEDAVLCAVVHEYGFNWSLVADTLYGMTAGGFYRGRYRNPIHCCERFRDLIQRYVLSAVDNPNNEKAGHVVSTKGSLKVTEDNIRMLLDVAMDLPDNELLLQKHFTALLSSVWRVTSCVNDQENLSSPRNGLYFSRSILDSAINHSSRKSRPEAAGKVKMTNLIPSRKLMADALDAVGHQNEIVCPSDQGDGVSAIEEGLEVTLEFQQEKDDLTIPLPTFLKLSLPGSVPSTSGSNSTGDKFLKSSRNMAECRFREASRACAEGSLGCSTSGLLATDVKTRSAQKPQALGKHKLPPTDSIKPSKSKFRKTNMEFGLTNQPVSEPRPLPMQMVSAGDASAWCDFSSATFDAGAHDFEGDLLSAMDKELPLEPESYDMVQNTYYVPDVISDLDDCSLSPEYTDIG; the protein is encoded by the exons ATGGAGGTCTGCAAAACCGAAAGtagttccaaaattttggagAATGACAAAGATCATGCGCATTATGACTTTATTGAAGAACAG GAAGATGGTGATTATGTCCTCGCTGGTGGAGAGGACAAG GATGATGAAGCGACCTTGTTAGAAGAGGAGGAATTGGCAAAAGCAGATTCATATGATCCGATGGATGAG ATTGCTTTACTGCAGAGGGAGAGCGAGATTCCTGTTGAAGAATTAATTGCCAGGTATAAGAAG GACATTGAAAATGATGCTGTCTCAGAGGATGAATCTGAATATGCCTCTGCTTTATCTGAAGATCTTGAAGATGCTGCAGGCCCCAAGTATGAGGTACCATATAGGGAAAGCATGTCTGAAAGTGATGGTGAACTTCATGCAAATTTGTCAGACTCTTCTCCTGGAAAAGAAGCAGAAGCCGGAGAACTTAATGAATCAGAAGGCAGGGAGAATGATAGTAGAATTGCAGATGCCGCAGCAGCTGCAAGATCTGCCCAGCCCACAGGCAACACATTCTCAACAACCAAAGTGCGCACAAAGTTCCCCTTTCTTATCAAGCACCCACTACGTGAGTACCAACATATTGGCTTGGATTGGCTTGTTACAATGTATGAGAAAAGACTGAATGGGATTTTAGCTGATGAAATGGGTCTTGGAAAGACTATCATGACCATTGCACTACTTGCACATCTTGCTTGTGAGAAGGGAATATGGGGCCCACACCTAATTGTAGTTCCAACAAGTGTGATGCTAAACTGGGAAACTGAGTTTCTAAAATGGTCTCCTGCTTTCAAAATCTTAACTTATTTTGGAAgtgcaaaagaaaggaaatttaaGAGACAGGGTTGGCTGAAACCCAACTCCTTCCATGTGTGCATAACCACTTACAGGCTAGTTATACAGGATTCCAAAGTCTTCAAGCGGAAGAAATGGAAGTACTTAATTTTGGATGAGGCTCATCTAATTAAGAATTGGAAGTCTCAGAGGTGGCAGACTCTCTTAAACTTCCACTCCAAGAGGCGCATTTTGTTAACTGGCACGCCTCTGCAGAATGATCTTATGGAATTGTGGTCTCTTATGCACTTTTTAATGCCTCACATCTTTCAATCTCATCAAGAGTTTAAGGATTGGTTCTGTAATCCGATTTCAGGAATGGTTGATGGACAGGAAAAGGTAAATAAAGAAGTTGTTGATCGCCTGCATAATGTTCTCCGTCCATTTATACTCCGCAGGTTAAAAAGGGATGTGGAGAAGCAGCTTCCAATGAAGCATGAGCATGTCATAAACTGTAGACTTTCAAGGAGACAGCGGAATTTGTATGAGGATTTCATTGCTAGCTCTGAGACACAAGCTACTCTTGCaagttcaaatttctttggAATGATCAGTGTTATAATGCAACTTCGTAAAGTATGCAACCATCCTGATTTGTTTGAGGGCCGTCCAATCATTAGTTCCTTTGACATGAGTGGCATTGTTACCCATTTGAGTTCATCTGTATGCTCCATTTTATCTACTGGACCCTTCTCTGGAGTGGACCTTGAGGGATTGGGGTTTTTGTTTACTCATCTTGATTTTCACATGACATCTTGGGAGAGTGATGAAGTTAGATCCATTGAAACTCCATCGGACCTAATCATAAACAGGGTTGATCTGAATAACCAGAATGAAGATTGGTATTGTCCTAGAAGAGACCGGAAGAGGTCACATCAAACAAATATATTCGAAGAGATCCAAAAGGCATTATGGGAGGAGAGATTACGAGAAGCGAAAGAACGTGTTGCTTCTATTTCTTGGTGGAATTCATTGAGATGCCGGAGGAGACCCATGTACTCAACATCACTGAGAGACATAGTTACAATCAAGCACCCAGTTTATGATATTCATTGTCAAAAGGCTGATCGGTCATCCTATTTATATCCATCAAAGCTTGCTGACATAGTTCTTTCACCAGTAGAACGATTTGAGAGGATGACTGACTTGGTGGAGAGTTTTATGTTTGCAATTCCAGCAGCACGGGCCCCAGAACCTGTTTGCCGGTGCAGTAAAAATGACACTCCTGTCTTCCTGCACCCAAGTTATGGGGAAAAGTGCTCTCAGATCTTATTGCCTCTTCTATCACCCATTAGACCAGCTATTGTTCGCAGGCAAGTATACTTTCCCGACAGGCGACTCATACAATTTGATTGTGGGAAGTTGCAGGAGCTGGCGATGTTGCTTAGGAAGTTGAAATCTGAAGGTCACCGGGCTTTGATTTTTACCCAAATGACCAAGATGCTTGATGTGTTGGAAGCTTTTATAAATTTGTATGGCTATACCTACATGCGATTAGACGGCTCCACCCAACCAGAGGAGAGGCAAACTTTGATGCAGCGCTTTAATACAAAcccaaaaattttcctttttattttgtcaacCCGTAGTGGAGGGGTTGGTATTAACCTAGTAGGTGCAGATACTGTTATTTTCTATGATAGCGACTGGAATCCAGCAATGGATCAACAAGCACAAGATCGATGCCACAGGATTGGACAAACTCGTGAGGTACACATCTATAGGCTAATTAGTGAGAGCACCATTGAGGAGAATATATTAAGGAAAGCAAATCAAAAGCGGGCTCTTGATGATCTGGTCATACAGAGTGGAGGTTACAATACCGAATTCTTCAAGAAGCTCGATCCTATGGAATTATTTTCAGGTCACAGGACTCTTCCCTTGAAGCAGAAGGAAAAGAATGTTAGCAATGGAAGTGAGGTTTCTTTGTCAAATGCAGATGTTGAAGCTGCTTTAAAACATGCTGAAGATGAAGCAGATTACATGGCACTTAAGAAAGTTGAACAGGAAGAGGCTGTAGACAATCAGGAGTTCACAGAAGAAGCGGTTGGCAAAATGGAAGACGATGAGTTTGTAAACGAGGATGATCTCAAAGATGATGAGCCCACAGATCAGGGTGGCCAAATATCGACTCTAAACAAGGAGGAGGCACTGATTAGTGGAAGTGATTTTAATGAAGATGGAGCTCTCACTCTTGTTGGCAAGGAAGATGATTTGGATATGCTGGCTGATGTTAAACAGATGGCAGCAGCTGCAGCTGCAGCAGGACAGGCAGTTTCATCTTTTGAGAATCAATTACGCCCAATCGATCGCTATGCGATGCGGTTTTTGGAATTATGGGACCCTATCATAGACAAGAGAGCTGTGGAATCTCAGGTAAGGTTTGAGGAGACTGAATGGGAACTAGACCGTCTAGAGAAGTACAAGGAGGAGCTGGAAGCtgacatggatgatgatgaagaacctctTGTATATGAAA AGTGGGATGCTGATTTTGCAACTGAGGCGTACCGACAGCAAGTTGAGGCATTGGCTCAACATCAG TTGGAGGAGGAGCTGGAATTGGAAGCAAAATTGAAGGAAGATTTGGATAATGAAAATTACGAAGATAA GGTTGAGCGTCCTAGGGCCTCCAAGCCGAAGTCAAAGAAGAAAGCGAAAAAGGCCAAGTTTAAGTCCCTGAAGAAAGGGTCATTGACTTCTGATGGAAAACAATTCAAAGGCGAATCTCCGGAAGAATCCATATACTCAGATGATGACATTGTTTGCCTTGACATTTCAGATGGAGAATTGCCTCATTCAGCTATGCAGAAGAAACGTAAGAAGGATGAGCTTTTTGAGGACCCTGATGAAGAGACTTCTTCCAAGAAGTCCAAGAAACATGACCCTCCTGGAAATTCTGTAGATTTGGATTGCAAGCCATCTGGTAAAAAGCAGGAGGAATCTGTAGACTCGAAAACACTAGATTACATGGATGTTGACCGCGAGCAGAAAACAGTCGGCAGGAGCCGGATGGGAGGAAAAATCTCCATTACATCATTGCCAATAAAGAGGGTTTTTACGATAAGACCGGAGAAgttaaagaaaggaaatatCTGGTCTAGAGATTGTGTTCCATCGCCTGATATGTGGTTACCACAAGAGGATGCAGTATTATGTGCTGTAGTGCATGAATATGGTTTTAACTGGAGCCTGGTTGCCGATACACTATATGGGATGACTGCTGGTGGATTTTATCGGGGAAGATATCGAAACCCTATTCACTGTTGCGAGAGGTTTAGGGACCTTATTCAGAGGTATGTTTTATCTGCTGTGGACAACCCTAACAATGAAAAGGCTGGCCATGTGGTCTCCACAAAAGGTTCTCTTAAAGTGACAGAG GATAACATTCGAATGCTGCTAGATGTTGCCATGGATTTACCAGATAATGAGTTACTCCTTCAGAAGCACTTCACTGCTTTGCTCTCATCGGTATGGAGGGTGACATCTTGTGTTAATGACCAAGAGAATCTCTCATCTCCCAGAAATGGCTTGTACTTTAGTAGAAGCATTCTTGATTCTGCTATCAACCATTCTTCACGGAAATCCAGACCTGAAGCTGCGGGGAAGGTTAAAATGACTAATTTGATTCCGAGTAGGAAGTTAATGGCAGATGCACTAGATGCTGTTGGTCATCAGAATGAGATTGTGTGCCCCTCTGACCAGGGAGATGGAGTTTCAGCTATTGAAGAAGGTTTGGAAGTCACCCTCGAATTCCAGCAGGAGAAAGATGATTTGACCATTCCATTGCCAACCTTTCTGAAGCTATCGCTACCTGGCTCGGTTCCATCAACTTCTGGAAGCAATTCTACTGGagacaaatttttaaaatcatcTAGGAACATGGCAGAATGTCGTTTCAG GGAAGCGTCGAGAGCTTGTGCTGAAGGAAGTCTTGGTTGCTCGACCTCTGGTCTCTTAGCAACTGATGTCAAGACCCGATCAGCACAGAAGCCACAGGCTCTGGGAAAGCACAAGCTTCCCCCAACTGACTCAATCAAGCCCTCTAAGTCGAAGTTCAGGAAAACAAACATGGAGTTTGGCCTCACTAACCAGCCAGTTTCTGAGCCACGGCCCCTGCCGATGCAGATGGTATCAGCTGGAGATGCGAGTGCATGGTGCGATTTTTCTAGTGCCACTTTTGATGCTGGGGCTCATGACTTCGAGGGTGACTTGCTTTCGGCGATGGACAAAGAGCTTCCCTTGGAACCAGAGAGCTATGATATGGTTCAAAATACCTACTACGTTCCTGATGTAATCTCAGACCTAGATGATTGTTCCTTGTCGCCGGAATATACTGATATTGGCTAG